In Planococcus citri chromosome 4, ihPlaCitr1.1, whole genome shotgun sequence, the genomic window TTTCCATGttggtttttggaatttgcgaACGTTGCAACTTGTCCCATCAATatgaaatttatgtaaaaagtataaatttccactaaaattgtttgaatatttCGAGTCACAGAActggaaaaaagcacaaatgtAGTTTTCATCTTTCAGCAcataataatagaaaaaattcacctcaaGTACAACTTATGATGAATCGTGTTGAAATAGTGATTGTTGCACTATGTAAATTAGCCCCTGGAAATTAAGATATCCGAAGACTACAAATTGTTATCATGAGTGTTCAGGATGGCAAACTGAAATTCGGTTCTTGAATAATTTCGGTGTAATTTATTGTGCCTGATGAAAAGTACATAAATGATGATAATATGTAAACCGTGAGAATTAATATTCGATGACACAGTTGTGGGACTCATTTCTGCGATGTCGAAGGTGCACACAATGAACTGAACATTTACAAAATTCAGTTGGCGAATAATATCAATATTTGGTTCGCTGGCATGTAGGTGAATATCGAAAAAGTGATGTATGAAGACCTACAACTCCGATGTGCATAatccaaaaatatgaattaattcAAAAGACGCGTGTCGCGAATAATGAACCATGAATTGctcaaatattattttcaatcatAACATGAGTGGATTGTAACAATATTTCTGGGGGGTAGGAAAAAATACGTTAGATGGGATTTTCGGTGAAAAGTGTTACTTCAACTTCAAGATTTTAGAACCAATAATTTCTTCACTCGCCTCGACCATATGATACTGCGCCACAAGAGTTGGGgattttctgtacaaaaaacCAGAATTCGTGGCATGATGTATTGAAggcgaattttttcctttcgatTGAATATTTACGAGATTAACGAATTTTCCACCGTTAAATTCCTCCGAAGATTGGTTCCATGATCGGATGTTTTAAACTGGATTTAAACttgcttcaaaaataaaacattggAAAATGAATCATCCCGTTCTccgttttttcacaaattcgccCTACAGacgagtaggtacaaatttGATCTCTGAAATGTTCCAAAAGCAGGATctattctaaattttgaaattgatgttATCTCTACAATATTAGATGGCTTCATATGTTTTCAGAATCAATTAATCCATCAAATGTTTATCGAATTATTCTTCCTGATGAATACGATCTCTTTCATTCCAGCATTCTATGAGATGAGATTGCCCCACTCCGATTTTAAGGCAAAGTCACGACATAGTATttggaaaattacgaaatttacTGCAAGAATAGAAATAACAATTGATTGGGTTCGCGTTGATAGAAGAATGGCTCTTCGGCTATTGAATGTATATTCGTGGTGTAACGAAAAAATACGAAGGAATCAAATCAATAATGtctgaaaaaacgaaaaacgtgTTGAATGCTGATAGGTCTGAATTTTGGACAGAAAGGCGACTTGATAAATGGTTAAAACAAGAATAAGTATTGTCGAAAGCTCAAGCGCCTTTTTCCGCGAATGTaaatatcattcaaaaataGCAGACGGGACTGCTTACATAGGTCTTAAAAATAGAAGCAATAGGTAATGGAGTAGGTATGGGCTAGTCAAATCCGGTAAATTTCATCTGACGTAAAGATGAGTGAAAGCAAGATAAGAGTGGTAAAATCAATGCGTTGGCCCAACCACACCATAATCTCTCTCAGGTGTTGGGTTGTCATCGTATTCGTGTTGATAATGATGCGTATTCGCGATGATAATTATGCCGCAGTTAAGGCAGGTTGTTGAATGTCTTCGCAATGTATTGTAAAGCAGATAAACTACAGTCTCTCTGTTTGCGATAAGACTTAGTTCGCGAACCTTCGAAGGGTGATAAGGATGCTGTTATACCTAAATATAGAACAAATAGTCTAACGGTGCTCACGTAATCGCGAAGGGTAGACAATGGACCAATATTTTTATCTTGATAAAGGTATTCGCGTATTTTCCCAGCTGCTTATAAGTAATTCTTCAGCAGTGAGCAGCTCACTTGAGATAACGATTTGCGTTAAATGTGTTGAGTGCATGCGATAACGATCATATAAATACCTGCGGCAATTATTGTATTGCGTTAAAAATACTTCCGTTATCTTATCTAAGCGCCAGCTTTTGGTCAGGATTCGGGTATTTTTTAATAGGATGTGTACAAGAATGGAAAGAATATGAAACATGGGAAAAAACCCAGTGCAACTTTTGTCACACTTGCAACCTGTCGAATTCTTGTTCAAGGTCGTTTTAGGTTCGATGAAAATCCCATAACGAGTGTAAAAATTGGCGATTTTTATTCCATGGAAATAGATGGAACAAATAATCGTCATTTTGCCGTCATAATTTCTTCCATAAACGAACGAATAAATACGCGATTTCTGGTACTTTCCAGTGTTATGATTGGATGAACGGTTGGAATAATCATCCAATGAGATTCGCTGGTAATGAATTACGCATTTTAGTCGTAATTTTACGAGTTATTCTCGTCCATAAATGCCATAAGCATACTCTCGTACCATGTAGGGTAGAATTAATAAATGAACGAATAGAATAAACTTTCATTTAAATAGAAGTAATACGTAATCGAATGAATATTGGTACTTTTTACTGCTACATGATGAATAAATATGTTCGGATGCGTTTTTTCATCGATGTACTTCGAGGTAATTTGTGGGTATGTTGCCCCAGGGGGTGTAAAGGGTCCACAGGGGGCTGTAATACGAACAAATACTCGTTTTTTCTGCAGTAAAAGGGCAATTACGTGTGTAATGCAAAGATTTGCGTGAATTAGTAAATGCTTGTGAGTTGGTAAATTTATGGTGGTGGGTGTTAAATTCGAGCTCGAGTGATATTCAGCACCATAACTATTTGTTGAGAATGAGAATAAATTCCATGAGTGGGTAATTTCATGGTAAATTGAATCAATTAAATTGATGATTCCTCattcttcattttcgaaaattgaatcaatGAATATTTACGTAAATCTCTGTAGTATTTGGCATATCTTGTGAATTAATCGCTGACATGGTAGAATCAATTCTACTGGCGaggttaataaaaaaaaatacatagatacAATAATTATGAGAGAATCCAATTTTTTCTGTAACTTTCTCTGAAATTTTAACTCGTTCGTGCACAACGAATCAATCAGTTCTTCAGCTGGAGAAtcaataaattcttcaataaaatactgTATCATAAAGAACCAAGATTATTTCTCTCTGAAATGTCTTGGTATGTAGAAATAGTTTGAATTAATATGAATTAATTTCTCCCTATTTCTACACCTATGAACTGGGTTCATCATaggaattttttacttgaattaaTATTTAAGTAAATAATATCGATCCCCACCAAGGATGCCAAAATGTAGGGGGAGATTATGCACTGTGTGATGAGTAAAGCATGTGAACCCTATTTGAGAAGGTTATTCACGTCAGTCTCAAATAGGAATTAATTTAGCCCTATTCCTGGGTTCTAATCAGGGAACTAATTAATTATAAATCTCACCTTCCACTACCAGGACCCCCTCGGACCAGAGAGTTCCACCTTGGGGTCCAGCCCTATATACGAGAGTGGGTATGAGTCAGGATAATAATTAATACTTCGTAAATGAATTTACTCACTATTACCTATCACCTAAGTGAGGGACCCACCCCAGGTATAGTCACAGGACAAATTTAGATAAGTGTAGGATCGTATGTATGAACATAAATAGAAACACAAATGAACTTCAAAACtgtttgtaattatttcatcacGTAGAGAAAAGATCAACATTCGTTGGTATCTCAAGAAACATAATTACAATTGAAGTTATAACAAGAATTACTACATTCATAGCCTATTCTTGTGGATTTGGGAAAAAGAAAGTATTTGTaataaaaactaagaaaataaaGGATAAATACCTTGGATTGGGGGCAGACAATATAATTACCAGTCCAACACtcgaaaagtaattaaaaattgctgtttaGTGTTGTAATGGTATGTACTTCCGGATTAGTACACACCTTGTCTAGCTCAATTAATTAGAATTAATAGGAAATAATCCGAGCCAGTGGAAAAATAGTCCCTATGAGCATCATCTCTGTGCTAGTTTCTCTTCATTGgaatcaatagaatcaatgCACGAGAACATAGACCTCACCTTCCCATGGCAGTCCAAGCTTGTAATCTTGGAGCTGACCAGGTCAGGTGGCAGTAGAATGAATACTGAAGTTCTGAGAAACTAGCTTTAGAGAGCTTAGAGTAAAAGATGATTCTGGGACTGGCTGCGGATGCAGCGGATGCGCGCGTTGCTGCGCTGCTATTGGCTGGATATTATGTCATATTATGATGCAAAGCCACCCCAAATAGATAAGATCGCGGACAGATCGCGGCTCGGATATTAATGTCAGGTTGGGTAATTTAAGGATGCTTTTTATCCCAGTAATGTGATAGGaaaagcatgatttttctccctctacaaaATTTGAGCTATgagggttttttgggacggcgaattcatttctggTGTCAGATTGCCGCCAAGACACTTCCTTctgctgaaaatttgccatTATTTGACCTCAaaaatgagctggaaaaaagttgtcaaattttgcaattttaatgacgttttctgactaatttgaggtcgctgaatccAAACATGAGATTCATTTTGCAATCGGACTTGTATTTTACGAAATATCGGCTATTTTTCACCGAAGCAGCGTCCCTCGACACAAATAGACACTAGATTCGGACTCggtgacctcgaattagtcgaaaacgaccctttactcgatttttttgaaaatcaaaaaaatccaaaaaaatgcaaaggggtacgttcttacatttttttgggcaaaaaaacttttcgtcgccaatcgagctgaaaatttagctaggggggttttttggaacggcgaattcatttccggtgtcagattttcaccagggTGCATCATTCCCTTGGAAACGGCCcttttttgactcaaaaaatgagctggaaaaaagttgtcaaattttgcaattttaatgacgttttctgactaattcgagcacgctgaatccaaaaatgacgtttgttttgcgatcggactcgtattcggcgaaatattcGCAATTTCTGGCTAAAGAAAACGTCtacgacaaaaatggacaccagattcggactcggcgatcTCGAATTAGttgaaaacgaccctttactcgatttttttgaaaatcaaaaaaattcaaaaaaatgcaaggGGTAcgttcttacatttttttttgggcaaaaaacttttcgtcgccaatcgagctgaaaatttggctaggggggttttttgggacggcgaattcattgctggcgtcagattttcaccagagtgcTCCATTCTCTCAAAAACAGCCTTTTTTAAGataaattgacttgaaaaaaagttatcaaattttgcattttcaatgacattttttgactaatttgagcacgctgaatccaaaaatgacgtttgttcggcgatcggactcgtattcggcaaaatagtcgcaatttctcactgaagcagcgtcTCTCGGCAAAAATagacaccagattcggactcggcgacctcgaattagtcaaaaacgacatttcactcgatttttttgaaaatcaaaaaaatccaaaaaatgcaaaggggtacgttcatgcatttttttgggcaaaaacaCTTTTTGCCGCCAATCGATCTGAAAATTTGGctaggggggttttttgggacggcgaattcatttccggtgtgaTAATGTCACCAAGACACTTCCttctactgaaaatttgccattatttgaactcaaaaatgagctagaaaaaagttgtcaaattttgcaattttaatgacgttttctgactaatttgaggtcgctgaatccaaacatgaagttcatttttcgatcggacttgtattttacaaaatagcCGCAATTTCTCACCGAAGCAGCGCTTCTCGACACAAATAGAagccagattcggactcggcgaccttgaattagtcgaaaacgaccttttactcgttttttttggaaatcaaaaaaatccaaaaaatccaaaggggtatgttcatacatttttttgggcataAAAACTTTtggtcgccaatcgagctgaaaatttggctaTGGGAGTTTTTTGggatggcgaattcatttccggtgtcagattgcCCCAATGACTATaccttttactcgattttttggaattcagaaaaatccaaaaaatcaattttagtgcctgaaatttggatttttagaaCATTCCCTTTCAAAAATCGCAGTCTAATTCGAATCCAAGATGGGTGTATCTCGAGGGATTCCCTTTGTTAGGTCATAAAATCTTTATAAATGTACCTaacataaataaatacctattgaatttcattttggttatttttatggaaaatttccaaaaattgtaaattcaaaaattcactggaagctccagcaAAACAACTCAGAACCACCATCTGTCGATTTTGAAGTTCAATTACAGTGTGTGAAACGAAATTTCAGAGTCTCACATTagtttttacaaatatttcaattttttgtgccgaatttgaatttttaaaaacatgtttaaaattgCTCACCGCCAGCTTCAGAATACTGTCCCATATCGTGtatattttcattcttcaatACATCTTCATCCAAATTCAAATTACCGCTAAAAACTTTAGGATCTTTAATCAAAATGGCATACGCAGCGTCTGCCATTATGTCTACGCTTCTGCAGAATTTTCTAGCTTTTGGTCCTCGATGTTCTATCATTCCACTGGAATATATCActacaatttgaagaaaaataagtaaataaaaaaaatttaaaaaatgagatgaataAAGGCAAAAATTGCTGCATTTTGCTCCTATAATGTGTCGTGATGCGTTTAGAATCAGATACCAACCTTTTTTAGGCCATAGGGAATTCACCGCAATATTatcttttttgaattccttCGACATACCGATGGTGTACATTGATACACTGAATTTGAAAGCTGTGTAAGCTGCGTGTAATTCTAACCAAACTGGATCCAAGTTTATAGGCGGAGAAATATTCAGTATGTGAGCATGgttgctttttttcaagtaagGGTAAGATAATTTGCATCTGTAAAgatataggtataagtataggtaagtgGGTTTAATGACTATAGTAATACTACACAACTTAAATTTAATAATATGTATGAGAAAAATCACTCAACGAACACTAAATAAGCGCCTCGTGTTATGATTCGAAACATTTCATCGTATTTCTGAATATCTGTGTTGCCAACGTTGGTTAAATTCAAATAACTGCAATTATTGATCACGATATCGATTCCACCGAACGTCTGTGCAGTTTTCTCGAGAGCAGATTGAATCTGTTGTTCATTTCTGACATCTACTTGGCACGGTAAGCATCTGCCACCAGCTTCTTCAACTAAGTATTGGAACAATATGAGCGGaaagtaaaatttatatttttttaataattggattttaattttaaaaagatttaaaattatttaatataaaattttaatcaaaaaaaaattaataaatatatatttttattttttaaaaaaatgtatttaaatttatactttttgtaggtacctacctatattagataattttttttaaatcgtcttttttgaaaaatacctacctatctacctacctaccatcgagaaattaggaaattttttaaattacaaatagtacttcaaatttattttttgcttactttttttCGCAGCTGTAAAAATAGTTTCATTCTCTATAGCATTCGGATCCTGTTTCAGTTCTACGCTTCTTGCAGCTATTGCAATATTTGCTCCATCGGCGGCCAATTTCTTCGCAATAGCGAACCCAATTCCTCGACTGCCACCGGTGATGAAAACCGTTTTTCCTTTTAAATACCTCAAGGATTGATTCAATTATTAATCTATGCTATAACAACGCTGTAATTATTTCGATGAAAGtttagggaaaaaaataacttacccGGTGTTATTCATTTTAACGcgtaatttgataaaattgacaaccTGCGAACCAAATGCCTGAGATTTTTCTGAAACTAGTAATGCTTATACCTACATTAGCAAAGTTTTTGAAGTGGTCTATGCCAAGGTTTGATAAGATAATGATGTATACGTAGATGATATACACATTACTTTGGGATAAATCGTCGTTATACCTTAAGTAATTTGATTCGTACTTTAAACTTAATCTATGAAAGTTGTTGCATTCAAATGATAATAAATTGATAAGACGAAACCgccaaaaattttcttaatttacACACCAATCACCCATTTCAAACCTCATTCTACGTAATTTGTGACACGAATGTTGAACAATAATTTATCAGATTGTAaatcattttacaaatttaaacaccaaaaaaaaacacagattttATTCGCATGAAATATATGCCGAGTTTGTGAgataacatttcaaaaataaataaacaaaactgaatataaacaaaaaaaaaaaaaaaaacaagcataaAACCAGCTTTGAAATGTTCTGcaaaaacttccaaattttcaacggaattctcaaaatctgaaatctggaAATCTACAATCTCATATAatctgaaaactcaaaattcaaaagctcaTAATCTAAATTcccaaaatctgaaatctcgaaacctgaaatctcaaatttgaaatctgaaatcacaAATCATatatctcaaaatctgaaatctcaacatctgaaagctgaaatcttaaaattcaaaaactcaaaatctgaaagctgaaaaactgaaatctcataattttaaaacccaaaattcaaaagctcaaaatctgaaatcagaaatctcaaaatctgaaaactcataaactgaaaactcaaaattcaaaagctcaGAATCTGATATCCGAAAATCTGAATATGAAAATCTGGagatctcaaaatctgaaatctcataatctgacatctcaaaattcaaaagctcaaaatatatcttaaaattcaaaaactcaaaatctgaaaccttgaaatttaaaaactcaaaatctgaaatctaaaATCTCATAATCTgtaatctcaaaattcaaaagctcaaaatctaaaatctcaaaatctgataTCTGAAAATCTGAATATGAAAACCTAAGATCTCAAAATCTTAAATCTCGAAAcctgaaatctaaaaattttaaacctgaAAATCTGCCATATTAAAAAAACGACACCTCAAAATCTGAAAgctgaaaaactgaaatctcatactctgaaaactcaaaattcaaaagctcaaaatctgaaattttatgatctgaaaacgtgaaaactcaaaattgaaatcagaaatctcaaaatctggaatctcaaaattcaaaagctcaaaatagtatatcctaaaattcaaaaactcaaaatttgaaatctcaaaatctgaaaccttgaaattcaaaagctcaaaatctaaaatctcaaaatctgataTCTGAAAATCATGAATATGAAAATCTGAGATCTCAAaacctaaaaattttaaatctgaaaatctgcAATTTAAAGAATCgacatctcaaaatttgaaattgcataatctgaaatctcataatctgaaaactcaaaatctgaaatttcatgatctgaaaacgtgaaaactcaaaattgaaatcaaaaatcacaaaatctgGAACCTCAAAATTCAAACGCTCCAAATTTAAATTCTGAGAATCTaagatttcaaaatctgaaatctgaaatctcaaagcctgaaatcttgaatttcaaaaactcaaaatctggaatctcaaaattcaaatgctcaaaatctgaaatcctaaaattcaaaaactcaaaatctgaaattttgaaatttaaaaactcaaaatctgaaatctcataatctggaatctcaaaattcaaatgctcaaaatctgaaatcctaaaatttgaaaactcaaaatccAGGAGGTTGAGGATTTTGagacttttgaaagaaattcaaaaaccataaatcaaaaaatttaattttttgttttatgttggtttttgaaattttctccccCCACAATCTggaatctcaaaattcaaaagctcaaaatctgaATATGAAAATCTCAGAtcttaaaatctgaaatctgaattcTCAAACCTGaagtctgaaaattttaaacctgaATATCTGCAATAATAAAGAAACGacatctcaaaatctgaaattgcataatctgaaatttcaaaattcagaaactcAAAATCAGAAAgctgaaaaactgaaatctcGACATAATctgaaaactcaaaatctgaaa contains:
- the LOC135844724 gene encoding hydroxysteroid dehydrogenase-like protein 2 gives rise to the protein MNNTGYLKGKTVFITGGSRGIGFAIAKKLAADGANIAIAARSVELKQDPNAIENETIFTAAKKIEEAGGRCLPCQVDVRNEQQIQSALEKTAQTFGGIDIVINNCSYLNLTNVGNTDIQKYDEMFRIITRGAYLVCKLSYPYLKKSNHAHILNISPPINLDPVWLELHAAYTAFKFSVSMYTIGMSKEFKKDNIAVNSLWPKKVIYSSGMIEHRGPKARKFCRSVDIMADAAYAILIKDPKVFSGNLNLDEDVLKNENIHDMGQYSEAGAIEEKILPDVFVGEVPNFDVINE